In the Gammaproteobacteria bacterium genome, one interval contains:
- a CDS encoding rhodanese-like domain-containing protein — protein sequence MEQAEAAGHTNLKGYLDGLPGWSETRLLLLSEASWLAMHSHPRHVVLDVRPQAASSRSHIEGAVAMPLSELQAMSRRFIEGQESPRLPGLSDRGAPVIVYADNHTSREAVRAYRAAARVGLRQGRRVEERFHGLGGPRVCPRYQAPPPPRIVYENNLAPAPSIPRESGAAHSPPLPVRAVAGLP from the coding sequence GTGGAGCAGGCCGAGGCCGCCGGCCACACCAACCTCAAGGGCTATCTTGACGGCCTGCCGGGCTGGAGCGAGACCAGGTTGCTGCTGCTTTCAGAGGCCTCCTGGCTGGCGATGCACTCGCACCCCCGGCACGTGGTGCTGGACGTGCGGCCTCAGGCCGCGAGCAGCCGTTCCCACATCGAGGGTGCCGTGGCCATGCCCCTGTCCGAGTTGCAGGCCATGAGTCGGCGCTTTATCGAGGGGCAGGAGTCGCCCCGGCTGCCGGGGCTGTCCGACAGGGGCGCGCCGGTCATCGTCTACGCCGACAACCACACTTCCCGGGAGGCCGTGCGGGCCTACCGAGCTGCTGCGCGAGTGGGGCTACGACAGGGCCGCCGTGTTGAAGAACGGTTTCACGGGCTGGGCGGACCGCGGGTCTGCCCACGGTATCAGGCCCCGCCGCCACCCCGAATCGTCTATGAGAATAACCTGGCCCCGGCGCCATCCATCCCGAGGGAATCCGGGGCTGCCCATTCGCCCCCTCTGCCCGTGCGGGCCGTTGCTGGGTTACCATGA
- a CDS encoding bacteriohemerythrin, with the protein MAQTFQWTERFETGLTEVDDQHRHLVDIINAIGERVRENLEVPVDDIAALYRDLRDYAVYHFAEEERLMVQEGLDGGHVEQHQAQHRYYLAEVERLYGRLSAEAVAEIRSILKFLTSWLVYHILGTDQAMARQMERIHAGMTPRQALLAEADERRDATEPLLAALNGLFEQVAERNRELEALNEDLEHRVATRTEELAGLVARLEAEKVESPAPRGGPGRGQPAPGGRGEYRCPHRPAQPSSCHGTDGAPVGRSGCRKWASRRDHDRCR; encoded by the coding sequence ATGGCACAGACCTTTCAGTGGACAGAGCGTTTCGAAACCGGCCTGACGGAGGTGGATGATCAGCACCGTCACCTGGTGGATATCATCAATGCCATCGGTGAGCGGGTGCGCGAGAACCTGGAGGTCCCGGTCGATGACATCGCCGCCCTCTACCGGGATCTGCGGGACTATGCCGTCTACCATTTTGCCGAGGAGGAGCGGTTGATGGTGCAGGAAGGGCTCGACGGCGGCCATGTGGAACAGCATCAGGCCCAGCACCGCTACTACCTGGCAGAGGTCGAACGTCTCTACGGCCGGTTGTCTGCCGAGGCAGTTGCCGAGATCCGTTCCATCCTGAAGTTCCTGACGTCGTGGCTGGTCTACCATATCCTGGGTACCGACCAGGCCATGGCCCGCCAGATGGAACGCATCCATGCCGGCATGACGCCGCGCCAGGCATTGCTTGCCGAGGCCGATGAACGACGGGATGCCACCGAGCCGCTGCTGGCCGCCCTAAATGGGCTGTTCGAGCAGGTGGCCGAGCGCAACCGGGAGTTGGAGGCGCTGAACGAAGATCTGGAACACCGCGTCGCCACGCGCACCGAGGAACTCGCTGGTCTGGTGGCGCGGCTGGAGGCGGAGAAGGTGGAGTCGCCAGCGCCTCGGGGCGGCCCTGGCCGAGGCCAACCGGCACCTGGAGGACGTGGCGAATACCGATGTCCTCACCGGCCTGCCCAACCGTCGTCATGCCATGGCACAGATGGAGCGCCTGTGGGGAGAAGCGGTTGCAGAAAATGGGCCTCTCGCCGTGATCATGATCGATGCCGATGA
- a CDS encoding GGDEF domain-containing protein → MAQMERLWGEAVAENGPLAVIMIDADDFKPVNDTFGHDAGDEVLIRVARELRHAVRSDDLVCRMGGDEFLVICPRTPLEGAEQVAANAWRRISALRVPVGDGEWRGSISAGVAVRHAGMRGVADLIKDADEAVYAAKAAGRNCVRSSPGEAV, encoded by the coding sequence ATGGCACAGATGGAGCGCCTGTGGGGAGAAGCGGTTGCAGAAAATGGGCCTCTCGCCGTGATCATGATCGATGCCGATGATTTCAAACCCGTCAACGATACCTTCGGCCACGATGCCGGCGACGAGGTGTTGATAAGGGTCGCGAGGGAGTTGCGCCATGCCGTGCGCAGCGATGACTTGGTGTGCCGTATGGGTGGCGACGAGTTCCTCGTCATCTGTCCCCGTACCCCGCTGGAAGGCGCCGAGCAGGTGGCGGCCAACGCCTGGCGCCGCATCAGTGCCCTGCGCGTGCCGGTGGGCGATGGTGAGTGGCGGGGCAGTATCAGTGCCGGGGTCGCCGTGCGCCACGCCGGGATGCGTGGTGTCGCCGATCTGATCAAGGATGCCGACGAGGCCGTCTATGCGGCCAAGGCCGCGGGCCGCAATTGTGTTCGTTCCAGTCCCGGGGAAGCGGTCTGA
- the hybE gene encoding [NiFe]-hydrogenase assembly chaperone HybE: MSRDSSMAAVYLAAGLEAAFRRIQRERMAGQPFINPGLTVEAVGFRPWDRSCLRVLVTPWSMNLMLLPVEGEQWADRRPGEQGLVRFPSGTHEFILGEEAGIGRYRMCSLFSPVLEFPHQAVAVATARAALEQLLAPPAESRQGRPRPAPGGAPRAAPFRVSRREFLRAALK; this comes from the coding sequence ATGAGCCGGGATTCGTCCATGGCGGCGGTCTACCTCGCCGCCGGCCTGGAGGCGGCTTTTCGGCGCATTCAGCGGGAGCGCATGGCGGGCCAGCCCTTCATCAACCCGGGGCTCACCGTGGAGGCGGTGGGCTTCCGGCCCTGGGATCGGTCCTGTCTGAGGGTGCTGGTGACGCCGTGGTCCATGAACCTCATGCTGTTGCCGGTGGAAGGGGAGCAGTGGGCGGATCGCCGCCCGGGGGAGCAGGGGCTGGTGCGATTCCCGTCGGGGACCCATGAGTTTATCCTGGGCGAGGAGGCGGGCATCGGCCGCTATCGCATGTGTTCCCTGTTCTCGCCGGTGCTGGAGTTTCCCCATCAGGCGGTGGCGGTGGCCACGGCCCGGGCGGCCCTGGAGCAGTTGCTGGCACCGCCTGCCGAATCCCGTCAGGGGCGCCCGAGGCCCGCGCCTGGCGGCGCGCCTCGTGCGGCGCCGTTCCGGGTGAGTCGTCGCGAATTCCTGCGCGCCGCACTGAAGTGA
- a CDS encoding nickel-dependent hydrogenase large subunit: protein MGIEGQITIALRTGHGRVVGVDIRSSRPLHAPRIFVGRSPAAVLETLPMIYSLCATAQAAAARQALGAALGRAPDAAAAAGRLLVDVETVREHTLGILLGWAEYLGEGPDPAAATMVRLLPAVREAIFAEGRAFALDATVAVDHQALDAALGEMMAVLEERVFGLPVAAWHGLATPGELAAWAGQGTTVAARVVAAAMDDPAPGTTAEGVPLLPDLDDATLGARLRPAGADAFIARPRWQGAPAETSSLSRRRAHTLVACLLESHGDALATRLVARLAELSALAIGLETALPGLADAPSAAAGEGRVRGEGIGQVEAARGRLVHRVELAAGAVTRYQVLAPTEWNFHPEGAAARALTGLAFTDQDDLRRRAALTIRALDPCVGFELVVDGG from the coding sequence GTGGGCATCGAAGGCCAGATCACCATCGCCCTGCGCACCGGCCATGGCCGCGTGGTGGGGGTGGATATCCGCTCCAGCCGGCCTCTCCACGCCCCCCGGATCTTCGTGGGACGCTCCCCGGCGGCGGTGCTGGAGACCCTGCCCATGATCTACAGCCTGTGCGCCACCGCCCAGGCCGCGGCCGCGCGCCAGGCCCTCGGCGCCGCCCTCGGGCGGGCCCCCGACGCGGCCGCCGCGGCCGGGCGCCTGCTGGTGGACGTGGAGACGGTGCGCGAGCACACCCTTGGAATACTCCTGGGCTGGGCGGAGTACCTGGGGGAGGGACCCGATCCGGCGGCGGCCACCATGGTGCGGCTGCTGCCGGCGGTGCGGGAAGCGATATTCGCCGAGGGCCGGGCCTTCGCCCTGGATGCCACCGTGGCGGTGGATCACCAGGCCCTGGACGCGGCCCTGGGAGAGATGATGGCGGTGCTGGAGGAGCGGGTCTTCGGCCTGCCGGTGGCGGCGTGGCATGGCCTCGCCACGCCGGGGGAACTGGCGGCGTGGGCGGGGCAGGGCACCACCGTCGCCGCCCGGGTGGTGGCCGCGGCCATGGACGACCCGGCGCCAGGGACTACGGCCGAGGGGGTGCCCCTGCTGCCGGACCTCGATGACGCCACCCTGGGGGCGCGCTTGCGCCCCGCCGGCGCCGATGCATTCATCGCCAGGCCCCGGTGGCAGGGCGCCCCGGCGGAGACCTCGTCTCTGTCCCGCCGCCGTGCCCACACCCTGGTGGCCTGCCTGCTCGAGAGCCACGGCGATGCTCTGGCCACGCGCCTGGTGGCCCGGCTGGCGGAGTTGTCCGCCCTCGCCATCGGCCTCGAGACCGCCCTGCCCGGGCTGGCGGATGCGCCGTCGGCGGCCGCTGGCGAGGGCCGTGTTAGGGGTGAGGGCATCGGCCAGGTGGAGGCGGCCCGGGGCCGGCTGGTGCATCGGGTCGAGCTGGCGGCGGGCGCCGTGACTCGTTACCAGGTATTGGCGCCCACGGAGTGGAATTTCCACCCGGAGGGGGCGGCCGCTCGGGCCCTCACGGGGCTCGCCTTCACGGACCAGGACGACCTGCGGCGGCGCGCCGCCCTGACCATCCGCGCCCTGGACCCCTGCGTCGGCTTCGAGCTGGTGGTCGATGGGGGGTAA
- the hypA gene encoding hydrogenase maturation nickel metallochaperone HypA — protein MHEMSLCEGVLQVIEDNARQQNYEKVSAVWLEIGALAGVEVEAMRFCFDAVTRGTIADGARLEILDTPGTAWCMGCMKAVTVSARYDLCPSCGGAQLHVTGGDEMRIKELEVV, from the coding sequence ATGCATGAGATGTCCCTGTGTGAAGGTGTGCTTCAGGTGATCGAGGACAATGCACGCCAGCAGAATTATGAGAAGGTAAGCGCCGTGTGGCTGGAGATAGGCGCCCTGGCCGGCGTAGAGGTGGAGGCCATGCGTTTCTGCTTCGACGCCGTGACCCGGGGCACCATCGCCGATGGCGCCCGCCTGGAGATCCTGGACACCCCGGGCACGGCCTGGTGCATGGGCTGCATGAAGGCCGTGACCGTCAGCGCCCGTTACGACCTCTGCCCTTCCTGCGGCGGGGCCCAACTGCATGTGACGGGCGGCGACGAGATGCGAATCAAAGAGCTGGAGGTGGTGTGA
- the hypB gene encoding hydrogenase nickel incorporation protein HypB: MCNVCGCGEGEVKVEGEAHGHGHDHDHPHDHGHPGHDHGHDHDHDHVHRHDHVHDYGQGPAHAHAPGMSQGRMVQIEQDILAKNNEYAAANRRYFADRGVLALNLVSSPGSGKTALLTRTIADVGDEFAMAVIEGDQQTANDADRIRATGVKAIQINTGKGCHLDGHMVGHALEHLAPEAGSMVFIENVGNLVCPAAFDLGEAAKVAILSITEGEDKPIKYPDMFHASDLVLLNKIDLLPYLQFDVEACIANARRVNPRVKVLKVSATSGEGMEAWYQWLRAHRQIALLEAAAPAAAAATV, from the coding sequence ATGTGCAATGTATGCGGATGCGGCGAAGGCGAGGTGAAAGTGGAGGGCGAGGCCCATGGCCATGGGCACGACCATGATCATCCTCACGACCACGGCCATCCCGGCCACGACCACGGTCATGATCATGACCACGACCACGTGCACCGCCACGACCATGTGCACGACTATGGCCAGGGCCCGGCCCATGCCCATGCTCCCGGCATGAGCCAGGGCCGCATGGTGCAGATCGAGCAGGACATCCTGGCCAAGAACAACGAGTATGCCGCCGCCAACCGGCGCTACTTCGCGGATCGCGGCGTGCTGGCTCTCAACCTGGTGTCCAGCCCGGGTTCGGGCAAGACCGCCCTGCTCACCCGCACCATCGCCGATGTGGGGGACGAGTTCGCCATGGCGGTCATCGAGGGCGACCAGCAGACCGCCAACGACGCCGACCGCATCCGCGCCACCGGCGTCAAGGCCATCCAGATCAACACCGGCAAGGGCTGTCACCTGGACGGCCACATGGTGGGCCACGCCCTGGAGCACCTGGCGCCGGAGGCGGGCTCCATGGTGTTCATCGAGAACGTCGGCAACCTGGTGTGTCCCGCGGCCTTCGACCTCGGGGAGGCCGCCAAGGTGGCCATCCTCTCCATCACCGAGGGGGAGGACAAGCCCATCAAGTATCCCGACATGTTCCATGCCTCGGACCTGGTGCTGCTGAACAAGATCGACCTGCTGCCCTACCTGCAGTTCGACGTCGAGGCCTGCATCGCCAATGCCCGGCGGGTCAATCCGCGGGTCAAGGTGCTCAAGGTGTCGGCCACCAGCGGCGAGGGCATGGAGGCCTGGTACCAGTGGCTGCGCGCCCACCGCCAGATCGCCCTGCTCGAGGCCGCCGCCCCGGCGGCCGCGGCGGCCACGGTCTGA
- a CDS encoding HypC/HybG/HupF family hydrogenase formation chaperone, with amino-acid sequence MCLAMPAEVVEIDPSGADAVVSLGGVRKAISLALVDGVAVGDFVLIHVGYALNTVSREEAEKTLQLFAEAGLTGAP; translated from the coding sequence ATGTGTCTGGCGATGCCGGCGGAGGTGGTGGAGATCGACCCGTCCGGGGCCGATGCGGTGGTCTCCCTGGGGGGGGTGCGCAAGGCGATCTCCCTGGCCCTGGTGGACGGGGTGGCGGTGGGGGATTTCGTGCTCATCCACGTGGGTTATGCCCTTAACACCGTGAGCCGTGAGGAGGCGGAGAAGACCCTGCAACTGTTCGCCGAGGCCGGGCTCACCGGCGCCCCATGA
- the hypD gene encoding hydrogenase formation protein HypD: MKFIDEFRQGDLARTLAGAIAAEADPARSYHIMEFCGGHTHAIFRYGLQDLVPDNVRFVHGPGCPVCVLPIGRIDGAMALAEAHDVILCSYGDMLRVPASGRRSLMKAKAEGADIRMVYSTQDALRIARDNPGRQVVFFAIGFETTTPPTVVAIRQARAEGLANFSVYCNHVLTPAAIQNILSSPEVRDMGTVSIDGFLGPSHVSAIIGSQPYEFFAEEFQRPVVIAGFEPLDVMQSALMVIRQLNEGRYEVENEYTRVVTREGNPKAKALVAEVLEMRRTFEWRGLGLVPYSGLRIKADYAEFDAEARFTIPEQRVDDVKGCECPAILRGVKRPTDCKLFGTVCTPENPMGSCMVSSEGACAAYWSYGRFREAAAATPGYAVS; this comes from the coding sequence ATGAAGTTTATAGACGAGTTCCGCCAGGGGGACCTGGCCCGCACCCTGGCCGGCGCCATCGCCGCCGAGGCCGACCCCGCCCGCAGCTACCACATCATGGAGTTCTGCGGCGGCCACACCCACGCCATTTTCCGTTACGGGCTGCAGGACCTGGTGCCGGACAACGTGCGCTTCGTCCACGGCCCCGGGTGCCCGGTGTGCGTGCTGCCCATCGGGCGCATCGACGGCGCCATGGCCCTGGCCGAGGCCCACGACGTCATCCTCTGCAGCTACGGCGACATGCTGCGGGTGCCCGCCAGCGGCCGGCGCAGCCTCATGAAGGCCAAGGCCGAGGGCGCCGACATCCGCATGGTATATTCCACCCAGGACGCCCTGCGCATCGCCCGGGACAACCCCGGCCGGCAGGTGGTTTTCTTCGCCATCGGCTTCGAGACCACCACCCCGCCCACGGTGGTGGCCATCCGCCAGGCCCGGGCCGAGGGCCTGGCCAACTTCTCCGTCTACTGCAACCATGTCCTCACCCCGGCGGCCATCCAGAACATCCTCAGCTCCCCCGAGGTGCGGGACATGGGCACCGTGTCCATCGACGGCTTCCTCGGGCCTTCCCACGTCTCCGCCATCATCGGCAGCCAGCCTTACGAGTTTTTCGCCGAGGAGTTCCAGCGTCCGGTGGTGATCGCCGGCTTCGAGCCCCTGGACGTGATGCAGTCCGCCCTCATGGTCATCCGCCAGCTGAACGAGGGCCGTTACGAGGTGGAGAACGAGTACACCCGGGTGGTGACCCGGGAGGGCAACCCCAAGGCCAAGGCCCTGGTGGCCGAGGTGCTGGAGATGCGCCGCACCTTCGAGTGGCGCGGCCTTGGCCTGGTGCCCTACAGCGGCCTGCGCATCAAGGCGGACTATGCCGAGTTCGACGCCGAGGCGCGTTTCACCATCCCCGAGCAGCGGGTGGACGACGTCAAGGGCTGCGAGTGCCCGGCCATCCTGCGGGGCGTCAAGCGGCCCACGGACTGCAAGCTGTTCGGCACCGTGTGCACCCCCGAGAACCCCATGGGGTCCTGCATGGTGTCCTCGGAGGGGGCCTGCGCCGCCTACTGGTCCTACGGCCGTTTCCGGGAAGCCGCCGCGGCCACGCCGGGCTACGCCGTCTCATGA
- the hypE gene encoding hydrogenase expression/formation protein HypE: MTADIRRFPLRLDIRRGAVDMSHGSGGRAMAQLIEELFHRHLGNELLLAANDQAAFEVPAGRLVMSTDGHVISPLFFPGGDIGSLAVHGTVNDIAMAGAVPLYLAAGFILEEGFPLADLDRIVASMAAAAQAAGVAVVTGDTKVVERGNGDGVFITTTGVGRVPAGVNIAGDRARPGDAVLVSGTVGDHGVAIMSSRENLEFDTAIRSDSAALHGLVAAMVAAVPDIHCLRDPTRGGLASTLNELAHQSRVGMQLREAAVPVRGEVAAACELLGLDPLYVANEGKLVAICDGADAEALLAAMRAHPLGGDAAIIGEVVADDHALVQMETAFGGQRVVDWLAGEQLPRIC, translated from the coding sequence ATGACCGCCGACATCCGGCGTTTCCCCCTGCGCCTGGACATCCGCCGCGGCGCCGTGGACATGAGCCACGGCAGCGGCGGGCGGGCCATGGCCCAGCTCATCGAGGAGCTGTTTCACCGGCATCTGGGCAACGAGTTGCTGCTCGCCGCCAACGACCAGGCCGCCTTCGAGGTGCCTGCGGGGCGCCTGGTGATGAGCACCGACGGCCACGTCATCTCGCCGCTGTTCTTTCCCGGCGGTGACATCGGTTCCCTGGCGGTCCACGGCACCGTCAACGACATCGCCATGGCCGGCGCCGTGCCCCTCTACCTGGCCGCCGGCTTCATCCTCGAAGAGGGTTTTCCCCTGGCGGATCTGGACCGCATCGTGGCCAGCATGGCGGCGGCGGCCCAGGCGGCCGGGGTGGCCGTGGTCACGGGGGATACCAAGGTGGTGGAGCGGGGCAACGGCGATGGCGTGTTCATCACCACCACCGGCGTCGGGCGGGTGCCCGCGGGCGTCAACATCGCCGGCGACCGCGCCCGGCCCGGGGACGCGGTGCTGGTGAGCGGTACCGTCGGGGACCACGGCGTGGCCATCATGTCCAGCCGCGAGAACCTGGAGTTCGATACCGCCATCCGCTCCGACAGCGCGGCCCTCCACGGGCTGGTGGCGGCCATGGTGGCCGCGGTGCCGGACATCCACTGCCTGCGGGATCCCACCCGGGGCGGTCTGGCCAGCACCCTCAACGAGCTGGCCCACCAGTCCCGGGTGGGCATGCAGTTGCGGGAGGCGGCGGTGCCGGTGCGCGGCGAGGTGGCCGCCGCCTGCGAGCTGCTGGGGCTCGATCCCCTGTACGTGGCCAACGAGGGCAAGCTGGTGGCCATCTGCGACGGCGCCGACGCCGAGGCCCTGCTGGCGGCCATGCGTGCCCATCCCCTGGGGGGCGACGCCGCCATCATCGGCGAGGTGGTGGCGGATGACCATGCCCTGGTGCAGATGGAGACCGCCTTCGGCGGCCAGCGGGTGGTGGACTGGCTGGCCGGCGAGCAGCTCCCCAGGATCTGCTGA
- a CDS encoding hydrogenase maturation protein, with product MRVLFLCHAFNSLSQRLFIELRAMGHEVSVELDINDAVTGEAVVLFRPDLVVAPFLKRAIPEAVWRAVPCFVVHPGVPGDRGPAALDWAIMEDAPTWGVTVLQATADMDAGPIWASAAFPMRPATKSSLYRNEVTAAAVAAVRLAVERFEGGGFTPLDQDDPGARLAGRSRPAMGQQERAIHWERDDTATVLRKIRAADGMPGVRDRVAGRLVYLHDVRAEGTLGGRPGELVARSGPAVCRATRDGAVWLGHLRDPQGEFSFKLPAMRVLGDAAADLPEVAPTARSGYRDMYCRRRGPVAYLHWDLYNGAMGVDACERLGRLYAEACQGETRVVVLMGGDDFWSNGMDLNLIEAAASPPQASWDNINAINDLAHAIITTGDTLTIAALGANAGAGGVFLSRAADRVWARHGVVLNPHYKDMGNLYGSEYWTYLLPRYAGADKARRISAARLPMGVEEARALGLVDRMMTGAPEDFRAEVGRRALELANAPDFEERLEAKAARRRADEAERPLADHRRDELAHMHLNFFGFDPSYHVARYNFVHKVPKSHTPLTIARHRRRDWRLPAAEPA from the coding sequence ATGCGGGTGCTGTTCCTGTGTCATGCCTTCAACAGCCTGAGCCAGCGGCTGTTCATCGAGTTGCGCGCCATGGGCCACGAGGTGTCGGTGGAGCTGGACATCAACGATGCCGTGACTGGGGAGGCGGTGGTCCTGTTCCGGCCCGACCTGGTGGTGGCCCCCTTCCTGAAACGAGCCATCCCCGAGGCGGTGTGGCGCGCCGTGCCGTGCTTCGTGGTCCATCCCGGGGTGCCCGGCGATCGCGGGCCGGCGGCCCTGGACTGGGCCATCATGGAGGATGCACCCACCTGGGGCGTCACCGTGCTCCAGGCCACTGCGGATATGGACGCCGGCCCCATCTGGGCCAGCGCCGCCTTTCCCATGCGCCCGGCCACCAAGTCCAGCCTCTACCGCAACGAGGTGACGGCGGCGGCGGTGGCCGCCGTGCGGCTCGCCGTGGAACGCTTCGAGGGCGGTGGCTTCACGCCCCTGGACCAGGACGACCCCGGGGCCCGGCTGGCGGGGCGCAGCCGCCCCGCCATGGGCCAGCAGGAGCGGGCCATCCACTGGGAACGGGACGACACCGCGACGGTGCTGAGGAAGATCCGCGCCGCCGATGGCATGCCCGGGGTGCGGGACCGCGTGGCCGGGCGGCTGGTGTACCTCCACGATGTCCGTGCCGAGGGCACCCTGGGGGGGCGCCCCGGCGAGCTGGTGGCACGCTCGGGGCCGGCGGTGTGCAGGGCCACCCGGGACGGCGCGGTGTGGCTCGGCCACCTGCGCGACCCCCAGGGGGAATTCTCCTTCAAGCTGCCGGCGATGCGGGTGCTGGGGGATGCGGCGGCGGACCTGCCCGAGGTGGCACCCACGGCCCGCAGCGGCTATCGGGACATGTACTGCCGGCGGCGCGGGCCCGTGGCCTACCTGCACTGGGATCTCTACAACGGCGCCATGGGGGTGGACGCCTGCGAGCGCCTGGGGCGGCTCTACGCCGAGGCCTGCCAGGGCGAGACCCGGGTGGTGGTGCTCATGGGCGGGGACGACTTCTGGTCCAACGGCATGGACCTCAACCTCATCGAGGCCGCCGCCAGCCCGCCCCAGGCCTCGTGGGACAACATCAACGCCATCAACGACCTCGCCCATGCCATCATCACCACCGGGGATACGCTCACCATTGCCGCCCTGGGGGCCAACGCCGGCGCCGGCGGGGTGTTCCTGTCGCGGGCCGCGGATCGCGTGTGGGCCCGTCACGGCGTGGTCCTCAACCCCCACTACAAGGACATGGGCAACCTCTACGGCTCGGAGTACTGGACCTACCTGCTGCCCCGCTACGCCGGTGCGGACAAGGCCCGGCGCATCAGCGCGGCGCGGCTGCCCATGGGGGTGGAGGAGGCGCGGGCCCTGGGACTGGTGGATCGGATGATGACCGGCGCCCCGGAGGACTTCCGGGCCGAGGTGGGCCGCCGGGCCCTCGAGCTGGCCAACGCCCCGGACTTCGAGGAGCGGCTTGAGGCCAAGGCGGCGCGGCGCCGGGCGGACGAGGCCGAGCGGCCCCTGGCGGACCATCGCCGGGACGAGCTGGCCCACATGCATCTCAACTTCTTCGGCTTCGACCCCAGCTACCACGTGGCGCGCTACAATTTCGTCCACAAGGTGCCGAAGTCCCATACCCCCCTGACCATCGCCCGCCATCGCCGCCGCGACTGGCGGTTGCCGGCAGCGGAGCCGGCCTAG
- a CDS encoding CopG family antitoxin, translating to MTKGKLSKEEKALLDAVETGEYESVLTESRKKELEAIASNTFKKDKRINIRISNRDLTAIQSRASEEGIPYQTFVSSIIHKYISGSLQDLTANKQMQPTQKTRG from the coding sequence ATGACCAAAGGTAAGTTATCTAAAGAAGAGAAGGCTCTGCTTGATGCCGTCGAGACTGGAGAGTATGAATCAGTATTAACGGAATCTCGAAAAAAAGAATTAGAGGCAATTGCCAGCAACACGTTTAAAAAAGACAAAAGGATAAATATTCGAATCTCAAACAGAGATTTAACTGCTATCCAGTCAAGAGCATCGGAAGAAGGTATTCCGTACCAAACTTTTGTGTCGAGCATTATTCACAAATACATTTCGGGCTCACTGCAAGATCTCACAGCTAACAAGCAAATGCAGCCGACGCAAAAAACGCGCGGCTGA
- a CDS encoding type II toxin-antitoxin system RelE/ParE family toxin translates to MFKIFSDRRTQELYATGKAKRFPADVAKRAARKLEYVDLATRLDDLKVPPGNRLHALEGDRKGQYSISINDQWRICFRFVDGDAYDVEVCDYH, encoded by the coding sequence ATGTTCAAGATATTTTCGGATCGACGTACCCAGGAACTGTACGCCACAGGCAAGGCCAAACGGTTTCCGGCAGATGTTGCCAAACGGGCTGCGCGCAAGTTGGAGTACGTCGACTTGGCTACGCGGCTGGATGACCTGAAAGTTCCGCCTGGCAATCGCCTTCATGCACTGGAAGGTGACCGAAAGGGACAATACTCGATCTCGATCAATGACCAGTGGCGCATCTGCTTCCGGTTTGTGGACGGCGACGCCTATGATGTCGAAGTTTGTGATTACCACTGA
- a CDS encoding HigA family addiction module antitoxin: MSIPNTTRSKRRPTHPGEMLREDFLPDYGLTVSGLAEAVGVSRQSINEVLRERRSVSPEMALRLGRLFGNSPEFWLNAQRAVDLWDAAQAIKKDMARIKPLNAA, translated from the coding sequence ATGAGCATTCCGAACACAACCAGGAGCAAGCGACGGCCTACCCATCCGGGCGAGATGCTGCGTGAAGACTTTTTGCCGGATTATGGGCTGACTGTTTCCGGTTTGGCTGAAGCTGTGGGCGTCTCGCGACAGTCGATTAATGAGGTGCTGCGAGAGCGCCGGAGTGTCAGTCCGGAAATGGCTCTCCGGCTGGGACGGCTGTTCGGTAATTCTCCAGAATTCTGGCTGAACGCCCAACGGGCTGTGGATCTGTGGGATGCCGCGCAGGCAATTAAGAAAGATATGGCGCGTATCAAGCCGCTAAATGCCGCATAA
- a CDS encoding transposase, whose product MAFEWVVYTKHCLDHTATVVDYLARYTHRIAITPARILAVDDERVTIRYKDYRDRDRHKTLTLEGEEFVRRCLMHVLPKGLMRIRHFGFLANRGRREKLARIREALAVPVPPEKDDGTAHHDGVDYACPQCPTGRLYVIAQIAPSRAS is encoded by the coding sequence GTGGCTTTTGAGTGGGTGGTCTACACCAAACACTGTCTCGACCATACCGCCACCGTCGTCGACTACCTGGCCCGTTACACCCACCGCATCGCGATCACCCCAGCGCGGATCCTCGCGGTCGACGACGAACGGGTGACCATCCGGTACAAGGACTACCGCGACCGTGACCGACATAAGACATTGACCCTGGAGGGCGAAGAGTTCGTGCGCCGCTGCCTGATGCATGTCCTGCCGAAAGGGCTGATGCGCATTCGTCACTTCGGCTTCCTGGCCAACCGCGGCCGCCGGGAGAAGCTCGCCCGGATCCGTGAGGCACTGGCCGTCCCCGTCCCACCGGAGAAGGACGATGGCACCGCACACCACGACGGTGTCGACTATGCCTGCCCGCAGTGCCCGACCGGGCGGCTGTACGTAATCGCGCAGATTGCGCCCAGTCGAGCATCCTGA